A single Camarhynchus parvulus chromosome 5, STF_HiC, whole genome shotgun sequence DNA region contains:
- the GPX2 gene encoding glutathione peroxidase 2 isoform X1 — MLCQAGSIPHPAGSRMSSRSAPCHELLRQGEKVDFGVFRGRVVLIENVASLUGTTVRDYTQLNQLQARYPRRLVVLGFPCNQFGYQENGTNEEILNTLKHVRPGGGFEPNFTLFQKCQVNGSDTHPVFAYLKAHLPAPADEPAHLMAEPRFVVWSPVRRSDITWNFEKFLVGPEGEPFRRYSPRVPTAQLEPDIQRLLKLAK; from the exons atgctgtgccaggctgggagcatcCCACATCCCGCAGGCAGCAGGATGAGCAGCCGCAGCGCGCCGTGCCATGAATTATTGAGGCAG GGGGAAAAAgtggattttggtgttttccgGGGCCGCGTGGTCCTGATCGAGAACGTGGCTTCACTCTGAGGCACCACGGTGCGGGATTACACCCAGCTCAACCAGCTCCAAGCCCGCTACCCCCGGCGGCTGGTCGTACTGGGCTTCCCCTGTAACCAGTTTGGATACCAG GAGAACGGCACCAACGAGGAGATACTCAACACCCTGAAGCACGTGCGGCCCGGGGGTGGCTTCGAGCCCAACTTCACCCTGTTCCAGAAGTGCCAGGTGAACGGGAGTGACACCCATCCCGTGTTCGCCTACCTCAAGGCTCACCTGCCCGCACCGGCCGACGAGCCTGCACACCTGATGGCCGAGCCCCGCTTTGTCGTCTGGAGCCCTGTGCGGCGCTCCGATATCACCTGGAATTTTGAGAAGTTCCTGGTGGGGCCTGAGGGGGAACCGTTCCGGCGCTACAGCCCCCgtgtgcccacagcccagctggagcccGACATCCAGCGTCTCCTCAAGCTGGCCAAGTAA
- the GPX2 gene encoding glutathione peroxidase 2 isoform X2 has protein sequence MTVPIAKSFYDLSATSLQGEKVDFGVFRGRVVLIENVASLUGTTVRDYTQLNQLQARYPRRLVVLGFPCNQFGYQENGTNEEILNTLKHVRPGGGFEPNFTLFQKCQVNGSDTHPVFAYLKAHLPAPADEPAHLMAEPRFVVWSPVRRSDITWNFEKFLVGPEGEPFRRYSPRVPTAQLEPDIQRLLKLAK, from the exons ATGACCGTCCCCATCGCCAAGTCCTTCTATGACCTGAGCGCCACCTCCTTGCAGGGGGAAAAAgtggattttggtgttttccgGGGCCGCGTGGTCCTGATCGAGAACGTGGCTTCACTCTGAGGCACCACGGTGCGGGATTACACCCAGCTCAACCAGCTCCAAGCCCGCTACCCCCGGCGGCTGGTCGTACTGGGCTTCCCCTGTAACCAGTTTGGATACCAG GAGAACGGCACCAACGAGGAGATACTCAACACCCTGAAGCACGTGCGGCCCGGGGGTGGCTTCGAGCCCAACTTCACCCTGTTCCAGAAGTGCCAGGTGAACGGGAGTGACACCCATCCCGTGTTCGCCTACCTCAAGGCTCACCTGCCCGCACCGGCCGACGAGCCTGCACACCTGATGGCCGAGCCCCGCTTTGTCGTCTGGAGCCCTGTGCGGCGCTCCGATATCACCTGGAATTTTGAGAAGTTCCTGGTGGGGCCTGAGGGGGAACCGTTCCGGCGCTACAGCCCCCgtgtgcccacagcccagctggagcccGACATCCAGCGTCTCCTCAAGCTGGCCAAGTAA
- the CHURC1 gene encoding protein Churchill yields the protein MCGGCVGTEYPERGTTCLEGGSFLLNFVGCAQCGRRDFVLVSNRAEGLQDGEEIVTYDHLCKNCHHLIARHEYTFSVVDDYQEYTMLCLLCGRAEDSISILPDDPRQMTPLF from the exons ATGTGCGGCGGCTGTGTGGGCACCGAGTACCCCGAGCGG GGTACCACTTGCCTGGAGGGCGGATCTTTCCTCCTGAACTTCGTGGGGTGCGCGCAGTGCGGCCGCCGGGACTTCGTGCTGGTCAGCAACCGGGCTGAGGGCCTGCAGGACGGGGAGGAGATCGTCACCTATGACC accTGTGCAAGAACTGCCACCACCTGATCGCACGCCATGAGTACACCTTCAGTGTGGTGGATGACTACCAG gaATATAccatgctgtgcctgctctgtggCCGTGCTGAGGATTCCATCAGCATCCTGCCTGATGACCCTCGCCAGATGACCCCGCTGTTCTGA